In one Mauremys mutica isolate MM-2020 ecotype Southern chromosome 3, ASM2049712v1, whole genome shotgun sequence genomic region, the following are encoded:
- the GJE1 gene encoding putative gap junction epsilon-1 protein: MSLNYIKNFYEGCLRPPTVIGQFHTLFFGSVRMFFLGVLGFAVYGNEALHFSCEPDKREVNLFCYNQFRPITPQVFWALQLVTVLVPGAMFHLYAACRNIDQEDILQKPTYTVFYILSVLLRIVLEVVAFWLQSHLFGFQVNPLYRCDAGALDKKFNITRCMVPEHFEKTIFLIAMYTFTVITVVLCVAEIFEILCRRLGFLNNQ; encoded by the exons ATGTCTTTAAATTACATCAAGAACTTCTATGAAGGATGT CTCAGGCCTCCAACAGTGATTGGTCAGTTCCATACCCTTTTCTTTGGCTCAGTTCGAATGTTTTTCCTTGGTGTTTTGGGCTTTGCAGTTTATGGAAATGAGGCCTTGCACTTCAGCTGTGAGCCAGACAAGAGGGAAGTTAATCTCTTCTGTTACAATCAGTTCAGGCCCATAACTCCTCAG GTATTCTGGGCATTACAGCTAGTGACGGTTCTGGTACCTGGAGCAATGTTTCATCTTTATGCTGCATGTAGAAACATCGATCAGGAAGATATCCTCCAAAAGCCCACCTATACTGTTTTTTATATCCTCTCTGTTCTGTTAAGGATTGTCCTTGAAGTTGTGGCATTTTGGCTTCAGAGTCATCTCTTTGGCTTCCAAGTAAACCCACTCTACAGGTGTGATGCAGGAGCCCTTGACAAAAAGTTTAATATTACCAGATGCATGGTGCCAGAACACTTTGAAAAGACAATTTTCCTCATTGCTATGTACACTTTTACTGTGATTACAGTGGTGTTGTGTGTTGCTGAGATTTTTGAGATCTTATGTAGGAGGCtgggttttttaaataatcagtGA